The sequence below is a genomic window from Sulfuracidifex metallicus DSM 6482 = JCM 9184.
CTACATGAGCAATTCTTGGCTAATTATCAAAAAGGCTCATGAGAGAGGTTTACTTAGACGTGGAGTCTCCGTTCTTCATTGGTGTCCTAGATGTGAAACTACTCTCTCTGATTATGAAGTTTCAGAGTATAAGGACATAGAAGATCCATCAATATATGTTAAATTTAAGATAAAAGGAGAAAATAATAAATTTCTACTAATCTGGACTACTACACCTTGGACTATTCCATCCAATGTTTTTGTAATGATAAATAAGGATTACGATTATGTAGACGTTAAGGTTGACAATGAGATTTATGTAATAGCTAAAGCAAGGGTAAGCCAAGTAATGAAGGAGGCTGGAATAGATAAGTATGAAATAATATCTGAATATAAGGGTGAAAAATTAATTGGTACTACGTATGAACATCCTTTGAAAGATTTCTTAGATTTTCAAAGAAAGTACGAAGAATATCATAAGGTAGTTGACGCTGGGGATATAGTTACATTAGAAGACGGTACTGGCTTAGTACATTCTGCACCAGGTCATGGTGAAGAGGACTTCCTTATTGGGTCTAAAAATGGTATGCCAGTTATTATGTTCGTCGACGACCAAGGAAAATTCACTGGGGCTGTAGAAAGATATAAGGGCAAGTACGTCAGGGATGCCTCCGAGGAGATAATTAGAGATTTAAAAGAACGTAGATCGCTCTTCTATTCGTCAAAGATAGTACATAGGTATCCAATATGTTGGAGATGCAAGACTCCGTTAATTCTTAGGGCAATAGATCAGTGGTTTATAAAAGTAACTGAGTTAAAATCTGAGATGTTAGATCAAATAGATAAAGTAAAATGGATACCTGAATGGGGTAAGGTGAGAATAGGAAATATGGTCAAAGATCTTAGAGATTGGGTAGTGAGTAGACAACGTTTCTGGGGAACTCCTCTTCCAATTTGGATATGCTCTAAGTGTGGTAATGTTATTGTTGTAGGAAGTAAGGAAGAGCTGAAGGAAATTGCTCTGAATGATATACCTGATGATTTGCATAGACCATGGATAGACAAGGTAGTTGTTAAGTGTAATAAATGTGGATCCGAATCCTATAGAATTCCAGATGTAGCTGACGTGTGGTTTGACAGCGGTGTAGCGTTCTATGCAAGTCTAGGACATAATTGGAGCGAAGTCTGGAAGGAGGCAGGACCAGTAGATTTAGTCCTAGAGGGTCATGATCAACTAAGAGGATGGTTCTTCAGCCTCCTTAGAGCAGGCATGATACTTCTGAATAGATCTCCATACGAATCAGTTCTAGTACATGGCTTCATGTTGGACGAACAAGGAAGAGAAATGCACAAGAGTCTAGGAAACTATGTAGAACCATCTGTGGTTATAGAAAAGTATGGAAGAGATGTATTGAGATTATGGTTACTTAAGAACACAACTTGGGAGGATGCTAAGTTTTCATGGAACTCTATGGATTTGATTAAAAGGGAGTTACAGATTATATGGAACGTATTTGTGTTTTCCTCTACCTACATGTCAATAGATGAATATGATCCAGCTAAGTACTCCTTGGATAATGTTAGGCAATGGATGGATATTTCTGATTTATGGGTATTATCACGTTATAATAGGACACTTAAGACCATAAAGGACGCTATGGAAAGCTACAAGGTACACGAATTAGCAAATTTGATTATGCAATTCATTGAAGATGATTTGAGTAGGTTCTATTTACGTCTTGCAAGAAGAAGAGCGTGGATAGAAGGCGAAGATATGACTAAAACTGCAATGTATACGGTTTTATATAATATTTTAAAGGGTTCTATTATATTGCTATCTAGTATTATTCCTCATATAGCAGAAGAAGTATATCAGAACTTCGTTGTTAACCCTAAACCTAGCGTTTCTATGGAGGACTTACCAATTCCGGACGAGAAATATATAAACGAAGAACTGGAGAGAGCCATAAATAAGGCTAAGGAAATAGAAGAGGCCGGGCTTAATGCTAGAGCTAGGGCTGGGATAAAGTTAAGATGGCCTTTAAAGATCGCTTACGTTTTCCTGGAGGACGAAAAAGAACTAAAAAGTCTGAATGAGATTAAAGCTGTACTATCATCAATTTTGAATGTTAAAGATCTACAATTTTATCCTATTACACATTATAAGGAATTTAGCAGCTTCAAAGTAGAACCTAATAAATCCGCTATAGGAAAGGAATTTAAGCAGCTTTCTAAATCTATAGTTAGCTATATAGAGAAGAATCAAGAAAACATAGCGAGAGATTTAGTTTCTAAAGGGTCTCATATCGTTAGCTTGGATGGCACCGAAGTAGAATTGAAGAAAAACCATGTTTCTGTATCTGAGGAAACCAAGGATGGTTTCATATCCTCTAAATTCGACGGTGGCATTATTGTAATAAATAAGGAAGTATCAAAAGAGGAAGAAGAAGAAGGAATAATAAGAGACATAATAAGAAGGATTCAATTCATGAGAAAGGAGCAAGGTTTACAGATCACCGATTTCATAGAAGTTGAAATTATGCCACCCGAGGATAAGAGGGATATTCTAACTAGATGGTCAGAATATATTAAGAACGAGGTAAGAGCTATTAGCTTAACTATAACCGAGCCAAAGTTCAATTCAAAGACTTGGAACATAGAAGAAGAACAATATTCAATTGGTATAAGAAAGGTAAAATAAACTTGATATTTATTCCTCGTAGAAAACCCTTGAATCTTGTCCTTTTTTTATCATTGTTTGATAAACGAGATCTTAGATATATAACTGAAAAATTCTCATTCATAATGAGAGTTTCTTCAATATTCAGAGTTAATGATTTGATTTGGATAGATGACGTAAAAAATAAGGACATTAATAAAATTATATGTGAACTATATAAGTATTCTATATTACCTTCATATCTAAAGAAAGATTTTCCGATAAAAAATGAACTAAAATATGCAGGCCTATTAAGTCCAGTCAATCTACCTTCTCATCCTCAACAAGCCTTGCCTTTGGAAGGCGAAGTAAGAATAGGCAGGAAAGGGAATTTCGGAATAGACGTTGATACACCTTATAACGACGGTTACTCTATGGTCATCGATTCAATAAAAAGAAGAGCGATCAGTTATCCAGATTTTACGCTATATTCAGGAGCCGCTCAGAAAATAATAGATGAAGAAGGATTTTGCTCAGCTATATCATCCTTCACGATAGTAGGCACTAGAAGTGGAAATAATCCTTTAGAACGTTACTTTGAGATAAAGAATAATTATGAGAAATTTGGTATAACATTAATAATAGGTCCACCAAAGGGCGGGATAATTAGAAAAATATCTTCCTGCAATGGAAATGAAGAAAAAGAACAATATAACAAGATAGAGTTTTACAATTTTATTCCTAAACAAGGTGTAAGAGATGTTAGAGCAGAAGAGGCTTTACTATCTTCTTTATCCATAATAAACATGATAATAAACTAATGAAAGCCACGATAGTCTTTTAAACGAGAGGAAAAAGAGATAGTGGATCATAAGAGGTAAGGCTAATGGGTCATCGTAAGTTATCTTCACCAAGACGTGGTTCCGCGGGCCTAAGACCCAGGAAAAGGTCATCAGAGTTCTTGCCAACGCCCAGAAGTTGGCCATCTATAAAAGGCAGTAATCCTACTCTGTTAGGTTTCATAGGTTATAAGGCCGGAATGACTCACGTTTATATGGTCAATGACAAGCAAAGATCAGAGACATTTGGAAAAGAGATCTTTGTGCCAGTTACAGTAATTGAAACTCCTCCAATAGTTCCAATTGCGATAAGAGCTTATACACCCAAAGGAAGTATTATAGGGGAATTTTGGGCTCAGGAACTTCCGAAAGAATTACAGCTGGAGAGAAGAATATCGCATTTTAAGTTACATGTAGAAGATAACAAGAAATCTTTAGAAAAAATAAAACAAAACTTGGAAAAAGCTGGTTATATAAGAGTAATTGCAGGATCTATGTCAAGCAAAGTAAAGTCGTTAGGCAAGAAAACCCCCGACATCTCTGAGGTACAAATAGGAGGAGGCGATATAAAGGCACAGCTTGACTATGCGTTAAATATAATAGGAAAACCAGTTGAAGTAGATTCGATTTTCAAAGTTGGTCAGCTTATCGATGTAATTGGAGTTACCAAAGGAAAAGGATTCCAAGGGGTAGTTAAAAGGTACAGCGTAGTTGAATTACCTAGGTGGCATAAACACAGAAAGGGAAGCAGAAAAGCCGGTACCAAAGGTCCATCTTTGGGCACTCCAAGCTATACCCCTCAGCCAGGGCAAATGGGATTTCACAGAAGGACTGACTATAATAAGAGGATATTGAAGATTTCAGCCGATCCTGCAGAAATAAATCCGGCTGGAGGCTTTGTCAACTATGGCCTTATAACCAGTAACTATTTAGTTATAAAAGGTTCAGTTCAGGGAGCTAAGGGTAGGCCACTTTTCTTAAGATATCCTATAAGGCCTTTCCAGTTGGCAGCAGAGGCTCCACAAATTACATATATAGACACGTTTAGTAAACAAGGGTGATTAGATGATATATCTTGAGTTATTAGAAAAGAAATCTCAAATAATTGGAAAAGAAGGAAAAGTGGAAGGGGAAATAAAGCTTCCTTTAATATTTAGCTATCCAATAAGAAACGATTTAATAAGAAGAGCATTTCATGCATCTTTTACCAAATCCTTGCAGCCAAAGGGAAGAGATCCCAATGCTGGTAGAAGAACGTCTGCAGAAAGTTTCGGAATTAACTTAGGTATGGCAAGAGTACCTAGGGTAAAGATTACTGGAGATGCAGCTCTGGCACCTAATACTGTAGGCGGAAGAGCAGCATTTCCTCCTTCTCCCAGGGAAAAGATAGTGGAGTATATAAATAGAAAAGAGATGCGAAACGCAGTGATAAGTGCTTTAAGTGCTACTGCAGATGAAAATGTAGTGAAAATGAGAGGACATAAGTTTACAGTTGCAGTTCTTCCAATAATTGTAAAGGATGAGGTGGCACAGCTATCATCAACTTCAGATGTCGAGGAATTATTAGAAAAAATTGGAATTATTGACGATATAAAAAGAGTTAAGGAAGGTACGAAGATAAGGTCTGGAAGGGGTAAAATGAGAGGTAGAAGATATAAGGAACCTATAGGTCCTTTGCTGGTAGTTCATTCACCCGAGTTACCTATAGTAAAAGCATTCAGAAATCTTCCTGGTGCAGATGTCATTACATCTAAACAAGTAAGTGTAATTCATCTAGCTCCTGGTGGACATCCCGGTAGATTAACAATTTATACGGAAAGCTCAATTACTCAACTGGAAAAGAGGTTAGGTGCATCTAAATGAACGTGATATTAAGTGCGGTAGCAGCTGAAAAAGCAATCAAATTAATCGAGTCCACTAACACTATAGTATTGGTTGTAGATAGAAAGTCTACTAAGTCTGACATTAAAAAGGAAGTAGAAGAATTGTTTAGTGTAAAAGTAGAGAAGGTAAATACTGAGATAACTCCAAGGGGAGAGAAGAGAGCTTTTGTTAGGCTTTCTCCAGAATATAAAGCCAGTGATTTAGCTGGTAAACTAGGTATATTCTAAGGTGAGATGAATGGGTAAGAGTTTACTACAACAGAGGGCAGGAAGGGGTAATATAAATTTTAGAAATCCAGGTTGGTTGAAAGTAGGGAAAGCTAGATATCCTAACATAAAGGGTCATTATATAGGTAAAGTTATAGACATTCTTCATAACCCTGGAATTGCAGCTCCTCTAGCAGAGATAAAATTAGAGAATGGGGTAAAATTCTTTACGCAAGCCGTACAAGGACTAAGGGTAGGCCAGAAAATTGAAGTAGGAGGAACTAATCCCTCTATGGGAAATATAGTAGAAGTATCTTCTTTACCTGAAGGAACTCTCGTTTGTAATATAGAAAAAAATCGTGGAGACGGAGGGAGGTATGCAAGAGTAGCCGGCGGTTATGGAATAATTATAGGAAAATCTGGTAACAAAGTTATGATAAAATTACCTTCTGACAAAATAATTGGGGTCGAATCCGACGCTAGAGCTACAGTAGGCATAGTTGCGGGAGGTGGAGTAACCGAAAAGCCAATCTTAAAGGCCGGAAACAATTACTGGAGATTCAAAGCCAAGGCGAAGAAATGGCCCCATGTTAGAGGAGTTGCAATGAACGTTGTGGATCATCCTCATGGAGGAGGTCTTCACGCTAGTGTAAGCAGACCTTCTACTGTATCTCGTAACGCTCCTCCAGGAAGAAAGGTAGGGCATATAGCTGCTAGAAGGACCGGAAGGAGGGAAAGCAAGTGAGTTTTAAATAGTTAACAGAAGGTGAGTATTTGTATGTCAATCGAAATATTGCCGGAATGGAGGAAGTTTAAATATAGAGGAAAGACCTTAGATGAGCTTATGTCTATGCCTATGGATGAATTTCTAAAGTTGCTTCCTTCTAGGCAGAGAAGATCTATAAACAGAGGTTTTACTGATGCTCAGAGAGCTCTTTTAGAGAAAATTAGAAAATACAGAAGAGAGGGAAAGAACAAGCTTATAAGAACTCATGTACGTAGCCTAGTTATATTACCTGAAATGGTTGGCTTAAGGATGGCTGTATTTAATGGAAAGGAATTTGTAGAATTTACTATAACTCCTGAAATGATTGGGCATTATTTGGGAGAATATTCAATAACGACGAAGAAGGTAGAGCATGGAGAGCCTGGCCTAAAGGCAACAAGGTCAAGCTTATTCATGGCCATGAAGGGATGATAAAAATGGGCAAGTGGATATATCCTGAACTTCAATATGAGGAATCAAAGATAGCGAAGGGTTTAGTTAGAGAAGCACCTGTGTCTATAAGAGATCTTTATAACGTATGCAAGGCAGTGAGGGGAATGGGTCTTACTGAGGCAAAGTCTTATCTACAGAATGTTATAGAAATGAAAGAAGCTGTCCCTTACTGGAGATATAATACTGGCGCTTCACACAAGCCTGGATTAGAGCAACGTTGGGGGATAAAGGCAGGCAGATATCCGCGTAAAGCGGCGAAATATGTGTTGAAGTTACTCGATAATGTTGAAGTTAATGCAAATTCAAAAGGTTTGGATACAGAAAAATTGAAGATAATTCATATAGCAGCTCATAAAGGGCTTACCCTAAAGAGGTTTATTCCAAGGGCTTTTGGTAGATCGTCCAAGAAATATAGATATACCTCAAATATTGAGGTGGTAGTAGCAGAGGTCGAGTAAAATGGTTAACGTCAGAAAGTATTTCCTTCAAAAATATATGACTAGAGTTATGGTCGATCAATATCTAGCTAAGCAGTTCTATAACGCTGAATATTCTGGAGTTGAAATAAATAGAAGTCCTATAGGTACGCGTGTAATAATCTATGCGGGAAGACCAGCTATGATAATAGGGAAAGGAGGAAGAACAATAAAACAGTTAGCTCAGATATTGGAAAAACATTACCAGATAGAGAATCCTCAAATTACCGTTACTAATGTGGAAAAGCCAGAGTTGGACGCTAGGGTTATGGCATTTAGGTTGGCAATTACTTTGGAAAAGGGTTATCATTTCAGAAGGGCCGCTTTCATTACAGTAAGAAAAATAATGAACGCAGGTGCTTTAGGTACAGAGGTAGTAATAAGCGGTAAGTTAAGCTCTGAAAGGGCACGCTACGAAAAGCTAAAGGAAGGTACTGTATATAAGAGCGGACAGAGTCTTGATTATATGGTAGATAGAGCCATAGCAATAGCTACTCTAAAGCCTGGTATATTTGGAGTAGAGGTAGTAATAACTAAGCCTCTAAATCCAATTGACAAGATGTCTTTGAACGAAGATGTTAACATGAATGAAGAAGGTGGAGAATCTCCTGCCCCTTCACAAGGCGCAATAACAGTTACAAATGTCTCCTTCATAGATAATGAAGGAGGAAATAAGAATGACGAAACAAAAACTAGAGGTGGAGAATCATGACCATAAAACCTAAAGAAATAAGAGAAATGAAGATGGAAGATATTGATAACAAAATAGCGGAATTGCAAATGGAGTTAATGAAATTAAGGTTACAATCTAAGATAGGAACGTTGAAAAATACGTCATCTATAAGAAATACTAGAAAGGATATAGCTAGGCTAATAACTATAAAAGCCGAGATGGAAAAAGCATCGAAATCACAGTCAAATGAATCCAAGCTATAATTTTGCATCTATTACTTTTATAATTTTTCTATATTTTTACTATAATAAGATTTTTATCTAGGCTTTGCTTTCGTTTTCTCATGAAATTTCTTGATGTGATAGGTTTCAAAGTGAAGATTTTATCTCATTCTGATTTTAATCTAATAGGTATATCAGGGGAAATAGTATACGAAACCCAAAAATTTCTAATTATAAAAAAGGACAACGGAAAGGAAATAATGGTCTATAAGCCAAATGGGGTCTTCCTTTTATCGTCGCAAGGAAAATCTTATATTATACGAGGGGACAAACTGCTAGGTAAACCTTGGAAAAGGTCAAAAAAGATTAGGTGATTTTATGAAGTTCTCAGAAGTAAAAGAGGTAGGCGTACAGGGGGTATCCGTTCCCTCAAATAAATGTCAAGATAATAACTGTCCCTATCATGGAACTTTAAGAGTTAGGGGCATGATAGATGAAGGGCTTTTAGTGAAATACAGAGCAAGGAACATGGGAGTCGTAGAGAGAGAATATCTTTATTATAATAGTAAGTACAAGAGGTATGAGAAAAGGAGGAGCAAGATCCACGCTCATATTCCTCCATGTCTAGACGTTAAAGAGGGAGATAGAGTTATAATTGGCGAGACTAGACAGCTAGCTAAATCTATATCATTTGTAGTTTTAGGAAAGAGGTGAAATAAATGTCGGAGAAGCTTCAAGTATTAGGTTCGAGAAAAGGTCTAACACCAGCACTGCAACATATGTCGGAGGTGACTGTAGCTGATAATAGCGGAGGAAAATTAGCTATGATAATTGGAGTTTATGGCTATCATGGTGTTCTAAGAAGGGTACCTTTTGCAAATATAGCAGATCTAGTAATGGTTTCAGTGAAAAAGGGATCTCCCGAAGTTAGGAAACAGAAGTTTAAGGCTGTAGTTATAAGGCAGCGTATGCCATTTAAGAGGCCAGACGGAACGTGGATTTCATTTGAAGATAACGCCGTTGTTATTGTAAATCCAGACGGTACTCCGAAGGGAACTGAGATCAGAGGTCCAGTGGCTAGGGAAGCTGCTGAAAGATGGCCAAAAATAGCTAGCCAAGCTACTATTGTAATTTAAGGTGAGAACTTATGGTTTCTTCAAAACCATCAAAACAGAGATCTGAGATTAGAAATGCTCCTTTACATAGAAGGAAAAACATGTTAGTTGCACCAGTGACAGATGAAATTAAATCCCAACAAGGAATTACCAGGATAAGCATAAGGAAAGGAGACACAGTGAAAGTAACGAGAGGTCAGCATGTAGGAACTGAAGGAAAAGTGGCAGTTATTGATACTAGAACTGGAAGAATAGGCATTGAAGGTTTATCAAGGAAGAAGGTTGATGGAACTCCAGTTTACGTAATGATTCATTCCTCTAAGGTTATGATAACTAAGCTTGATATGGGCGACAATAGGAGGAGAGAAAGCATAGAGAGAAAAGCTTCTGAGAGGAAGAAAACTTTAGAAAGGAAGCAAAACACTTCTACGAGTTAAAAGGTGAAAAATAGTGGTACATTTTACGAGATTTGAGGCTCCTGGATTTCTTGCTGTTAATAAGAAAGAATATAAATGGGTGGTAAGACCATCTCCTGGTCCTCATAGGGCGAGATTTAGCGTTCCTTTAGCTGTAGTACTTAGGGATCAGCTAAAAGTTGCGACTTCTATAAAGGAAGTAAAAGCTATAGTTTCGCAAGGAAAAGTTCTAGTTGACGGAAGGATAAGGAAGGATTATAGATATCCTATTGGTGTCATGGATGTGATAGCTATTCCATCAGCATCGCTTTATTTTAGAGCAATGCCACACCCCACTGATTATATAACTCTTGTTAAGATTACTTCAGAGGATGCCACTTATAAGTTAGTTAAAGTAGCCAATAAGACAACTTTAACGGGGAAGAGGACTCAACTTAATTTGGACGACGGAAGAAATATTCTAGTTAATGAAGAGAAAGCCAAGTCAATTCATACTAGAGATACTTTGAAAATAGAACTTCCAAGTCAGAATATAATAGGGCATTTGGAGATGAAGGAGGGTGCATATGGAATAATAACTGGAGGTAAAAACGTCGGCGCACATGGAAAGATTTCCTCAATAAAGAAAGCTCAATATAAGGTTGATGCCTATTCCTTAGTTACTGTGGAGAATCAGGCTGGATATAAATATGAAACTAACTTAAAGAATGTAATGGTTATAGGAGAGGAAAAACCTGAAATAAGGCTTGAGTAGAATGGCAGAGGCTCAAATTCAAACTCAAAATAAAATGCGTCAAATTAAACTGGAGAAAGTTACTGTAAACATAGGCCTAGGAGAATCTGGGGAGAGGTTGCAGAAGGCATATCAATTAGTTCAGGAATTGACAGATGTAAAGCCAGTATATACTAGGGCCAAGAAATCTATAAAAGAATTTGACGTAAGGAAGGGGACTCCTATAGGAGTTGCCGCAACGTTAAGAGGAAAGAAAGCTGAAGAATTTCTTGCTAGGGTTCTTCCAGCAATAAATAACAGAATTAAAGATAGTAGCTTTGATAGATATGGTAATGTGGCATTTGGTGTATCTGAACACGTAGTAATTCCTGGTACTCATTATGATCCTGATATAGGTATATTTGGTTTAGATGTTGCTATAACGTTCATAAGGCCTGGCTATAGAGTAGCGAGGAGACAGCGTAAGTCTGCTAGAATACCTAAGAGGCATAGAGTTACTAAAGAAGAAGTCATAGATTATTTAAAGCAGAAGTTTGGTGTTACAATAATATCGGGTGAATCATAATGGGCAAATTCAAACCTCCAGCAGAAAGAAAGTACGGAAGAGGAGTTCAGTATTGCCGTAGATGTGGAAGCACAGATTCAGTTATTCAGAAATACGGGATTTATCTTTGCCGTCAATGTTTTAGGGAAGTATCTTCTGATCTGGGTTTCAAGAAGTATTGGTGATGCAGAGTGGTGATGGTTAATCCTCTCTCGAATGCTCTAACTACGATATATAACAATGAGGCAAGAAGGCATAATCAGGCCATAATAATGCCAGGTTCAAAATTAGTTATAAATGTACTCAGAGTAATGCAAAAAGAAGGATATATAGGCGAATTTGAGCAAATAGATGATGGTAGATGGAGTAAGGTAGTCGTCCAGTTACTTGGGCGTGTAAATAAGTGTGGTCCAATAACGCCAAGATATTCTCTATCATATAGGGATATGATTAGTTTGCCAGACCATGTAAGAAAATATTTACCATCTAAAGAAATAGGAATAATTATAGTGTCGACTTCAAAGGGTATAATGTCACACAAGTTGGCAGCAGCCAATAGGTTAGGTGGTGTAGCTCTAGGCTACGTGTTCTAAAAGGTGAAAAGTCATGCAGTCAATAGTTGTAAAGGAAGAAATAGAGATTCCATCTGGAGTGGAAGTTAAGATAGACGGTAAGAAAATAACAGTTAATGGTAAAAAAGGTCAGATTGAGAGAGACTTTTCCTTTGCTAAGGAGATAGAAATATCCCTGGATGCAAATAAAGTAATTTTAATGTCGACCTTCCTAAACAGAAAGGAAAAGGCCCTTATATATTCTGTTAAGAGGCATATACTAAATATGATAGAAGGCGTAACTAAAGGCTACCGTTATTCTTTGAAGATAATATCAACTCACTTTCCTATGAGCGTGAAAGTTGTTGGAGATGAAGTTCAGATAACTAACTTGATAGGAGAAAAGGACATAAGGAGAGTTAAGATATATCCAGGAGTTAAAGTGACAGTAAAGGGAGAAGATATAACTGTAGAAGGCATAGATTTAGAAAAAGTTTCTCATGTTGCTGCAAATATAGAGACGCAGTCTAAGATAAGGGGTTTTGATAAGAGAGTATTTTCGGACGGTATCTTTTTGTATAAAAAAGAGGTGTTAAGTTAAAATGGTATCAAAAGTACTTTCCGTAAGGAGAAAAATTCAAAGATTAAGGTCAAAGTCAAGGAATAATATACCAGACTTTGTTAGGTACGACGCAGATAAATATTTTAGATTAGAAAGGCAGGAATCGTGGAGGAAACCAAGAGGAAGGGATAACAAGTCAAGGCTAAAGATAAGAGGTTTTCCTCCGTTAGCGCAACCTGGATATAGAAAACCTAAAGAAGTTCGTAATCTTCATCCCAGTGGTTTAGCTCCAGTGTTGGTTAGTAACTTAAAAGATCTAGATTCCTTACAATCAAAAGCCAATCAAGTGATAGTTATAATTTCCAGTAGCGTTGGACTTAAAAAGAGGCTTGAAATCATAAAGAAAGCTAGAGAACTTAATTTAAGGCTAGCTAATGGTGGTGTTTATGAGTAATTTAAAGGTACAAAAAAGAATAGCCGCAAGTATAACAGGAGCAGGTACAAGTAGAGTCAAAATATTGCCAGATTTCGCGGACGAGGTGGCAGAATCTTTAACTAGGTCTGATATAAAGTCCTTAATAAAGGATGGAAAAATAATAATTGAAAGAAAGAAGGGTATAAGCTCTGGGAGAAAGAAGCTAAGAAGTTACAAGAAGCATAAGAAAAGTGAAGGAAAAGGTTATGGCAGCAGAAAAGGCAGGAAAGGAGCTAGGAGAGAAGACGAGTGGGTTAATAAAATTAGAAAAATAAGAAGATACTTAAAGTGGCTAAGAGACAATGGAATAATAGATAGTCATACTTATAGAAAATACTATATGAAGGCAAAAGGAGGAGTGTTTAGGAGTCTGGCCGACGTTAGGACAACCTTAAAACAGCAGGGTCTAATAAAAGGTGACTCTCAATGAGCAAGGGCGCCAATTATAATTTAAAGTTTAGACGGAGGCAGGAGGGTAAGACAAACTATTATAGGCGTTACGTTTTCGTCTCTACTAGTGCTATAAGGGAAGTAGTGAGGCTTACTAATCAACATGTTGTAGTGCAGTTTTATGATATTGATCCTAAAGGGGATAAAGTACTAGCATCCGCACATTCAATAGAGTTAGTTAAGAAGTTCGGTTGGAAGGGCGATACTGATAACACATCAGCCGTATATCTTACGGGTTATCTAGCTGGTAAAAGGGCAGTTAAGGTAGGACTAAAGTCTGCAGTTTTAGATATAGGCATGTTTAAAGCTATAACTGGTTCTAGGATATTTTATGCA
It includes:
- a CDS encoding 50S ribosomal protein L19e is translated as MSNLKVQKRIAASITGAGTSRVKILPDFADEVAESLTRSDIKSLIKDGKIIIERKKGISSGRKKLRSYKKHKKSEGKGYGSRKGRKGARREDEWVNKIRKIRRYLKWLRDNGIIDSHTYRKYYMKAKGGVFRSLADVRTTLKQQGLIKGDSQ
- a CDS encoding 50S ribosomal protein L14, with the translated sequence MSEKLQVLGSRKGLTPALQHMSEVTVADNSGGKLAMIIGVYGYHGVLRRVPFANIADLVMVSVKKGSPEVRKQKFKAVVIRQRMPFKRPDGTWISFEDNAVVIVNPDGTPKGTEIRGPVAREAAERWPKIASQATIVI
- a CDS encoding 50S ribosomal protein L6, which translates into the protein MQSIVVKEEIEIPSGVEVKIDGKKITVNGKKGQIERDFSFAKEIEISLDANKVILMSTFLNRKEKALIYSVKRHILNMIEGVTKGYRYSLKIISTHFPMSVKVVGDEVQITNLIGEKDIRRVKIYPGVKVTVKGEDITVEGIDLEKVSHVAANIETQSKIRGFDKRVFSDGIFLYKKEVLS
- the rplX gene encoding 50S ribosomal protein L24 translates to MVSSKPSKQRSEIRNAPLHRRKNMLVAPVTDEIKSQQGITRISIRKGDTVKVTRGQHVGTEGKVAVIDTRTGRIGIEGLSRKKVDGTPVYVMIHSSKVMITKLDMGDNRRRESIERKASERKKTLERKQNTSTS
- a CDS encoding 50S ribosomal protein L5 — protein: MAEAQIQTQNKMRQIKLEKVTVNIGLGESGERLQKAYQLVQELTDVKPVYTRAKKSIKEFDVRKGTPIGVAATLRGKKAEEFLARVLPAINNRIKDSSFDRYGNVAFGVSEHVVIPGTHYDPDIGIFGLDVAITFIRPGYRVARRQRKSARIPKRHRVTKEEVIDYLKQKFGVTIISGES
- a CDS encoding 30S ribosomal protein S4e, with the protein product MVHFTRFEAPGFLAVNKKEYKWVVRPSPGPHRARFSVPLAVVLRDQLKVATSIKEVKAIVSQGKVLVDGRIRKDYRYPIGVMDVIAIPSASLYFRAMPHPTDYITLVKITSEDATYKLVKVANKTTLTGKRTQLNLDDGRNILVNEEKAKSIHTRDTLKIELPSQNIIGHLEMKEGAYGIITGGKNVGAHGKISSIKKAQYKVDAYSLVTVENQAGYKYETNLKNVMVIGEEKPEIRLE
- a CDS encoding 30S ribosomal protein S8; this encodes MVMVNPLSNALTTIYNNEARRHNQAIIMPGSKLVINVLRVMQKEGYIGEFEQIDDGRWSKVVVQLLGRVNKCGPITPRYSLSYRDMISLPDHVRKYLPSKEIGIIIVSTSKGIMSHKLAAANRLGGVALGYVF
- a CDS encoding 50S ribosomal protein L18, with the protein product MSKGANYNLKFRRRQEGKTNYYRRYVFVSTSAIREVVRLTNQHVVVQFYDIDPKGDKVLASAHSIELVKKFGWKGDTDNTSAVYLTGYLAGKRAVKVGLKSAVLDIGMFKAITGSRIFYAAKGSVDAGLEIPLGDVQIIEERIRGEHIAEYASKLEQENPEIFNKLFSRYLKRGLNPKDLPSHFEEVFNKIKENGG
- a CDS encoding 30S ribosomal protein S14, encoding MGKFKPPAERKYGRGVQYCRRCGSTDSVIQKYGIYLCRQCFREVSSDLGFKKYW
- a CDS encoding 50S ribosomal protein L32e — encoded protein: MVSKVLSVRRKIQRLRSKSRNNIPDFVRYDADKYFRLERQESWRKPRGRDNKSRLKIRGFPPLAQPGYRKPKEVRNLHPSGLAPVLVSNLKDLDSLQSKANQVIVIISSSVGLKKRLEIIKKARELNLRLANGGVYE